In Spinacia oleracea cultivar Varoflay chromosome 5, BTI_SOV_V1, whole genome shotgun sequence, a single window of DNA contains:
- the LOC110780712 gene encoding protein FAR1-RELATED SEQUENCE 5-like, translated as MASEFHHSSSSSLTESNSVVDNEQYASCSNSNVAVTPEVIPILSPGGTREWIPCCSDELKPVVGMKFMSVEEGISFYKAYSKAAGFVMRKSTATKRKALDVIAFQYCLCNKAGFKEKAIVKVGGMPNVKKGEGNEDKVPILRRRLVTRVGCKARMVMKYKNEGFYVVTEFREPHVHPLYTPGCLKFQKAGRKMNILHKKMIIDNSKVNIGPVKTFRLMKELVGSYDNVGASKQDFKKFHRDLKAYIEGSDAQMFVNNFQNKKLLWSAFFFDYEVDEDEQLCKAFWADPICRKNYALFGDMVSFDTTFQTKRYNMIFGPFTGVDHHKKCVTFGAALIAHEDIVSFEWVFRTFLKAMGGNEPACLITDEDPAMKIAIPKVFQTAEHRFCMWHIMKKMPEKVGRQITQDTLFLNKICKCVWSEEIEPTEFEEKWGKVLAEFKLQDHEWLKQLYEKRQMWIPAYFRDSFLCGIMRTTSRSESENNFYTKFTNPHLTLVEFYMRFESALDAQRHTQGQFDNDSKHKHPECKTSFALEKHASKIYTVSVFYDFQEELEIGCFHCGLEEYKKENGFEIFTIREGCRIRKFDVSFNPANLDSKCMCKMFERLGIPCRHMVWVWKAKMIEYIPDVYVLNRWTSLATKTPIFDLEGNILEACVNFVDCKRMLNELWSEIHTCVSLAQGNEEDLTDLVKNLKGLRLNLEAKKSSNNHENNGSPSKATDIELLIGATLPTEIVVKPPKISKNKGTGVHVPGTGSDKRLKGDKEKAIEQSQKKKRLCRGCGELGYHDIRNCPHKVKENCKL; from the exons ATGGCATCAGAATTTCATCATAGTTCGTCCTCATCATTGACGGAATCAA ATTCTGTTGTGGATAATGAACAATATGCAAGTTGTTCTAATTCAAATGTGGCTGTTACTCCTGAAGTAATTCCTATATTAAGTCCAGGGGGAACGAGAGAATGGATTCCATGTTGTTCTGATGAGTTAAAACCTGTTGTAGGGATGAAATTTATGAGTGTCGAAGAGGGTATTTCATTTTATAAAGCATATTCAAAAGCTGCTGGTTTTGTGATGAGGAAATCTACTGCTACAAAAAGGAAGGCACTAGACGTTATTGCTTTTCAGTATTGTTTATGCAACAAGGCTGGTTTCaaagaaaaagcaatagttaAGGTTGGAGGCATGCCAAATGTTAAAAAAGGGGAAGGTAATGAAGATAAAGTACCTATACTTCGAAGAAGGCTAGTTACTCGTGTTGGTTGCAAGGCTCGGATGGTTATGAAGTATAAAAATGAAGGTTTTTATGTGGTGACTGAATTCCGAGAGCCACATGTTCATCCTCTTTACACCCCGGGTTGTCTAAAATTTCAGAAAGCGGGTAGGAAAATGAATATTCTTCATAAGAAGATGATTATTGATAATTCGAAGGTGAACATTGGTCCGGTTAAGACTTTTAGATTGATGAAGGAGTTAGTTGGATCGTATGATAACGTTGGTGCATCCAAGCAAGATTTCAAAAAATTTCATAGAGATTTGAAGGCTTACATTGAAGGATCGGATGCCCAAATGTTTGTGAATAACTTTCAGAACAAGAAGTTGTTATGGAGTGCATTTTTCTTTGACTATGAGGTGGATGAAGACGAGCAACTTTGTAAAGCTTTTTGGGCAGATCCTATATGTAGAAAGAATTATGCACTCTTTGGTGATATGGTTTCTTTTGACACCACATTTCAAACAAAGCG GTATAATATGATATTTGGCCCATTTACTGGAGTTGATCACCACAAGAAGTGTGTTACTTTTGGTGCTGCTTTAATAGCCCATGAGGACATCGTGTCTTTTGAGTGGGTTTTTAGAACTTTCCTCAAGGCAATGGGAGGTAATGAGCCAGCTTGTTTGATTACGGATGAAGATCCGGCAATGAAAATAGCTATTCCTAAAGTGTTTCAGACCGCTGAGCATAGGTTTTGTATGTGGCATATAATGAAAAAAATGCCTGAGAAAGTCGGCCGTCAGATTACGCAAGATACCCTGTTTCTTAATAAAATTTGCAAATGTGTTTGGAGTGAAGAGATTGAGCCAACAGAATTTGAAGAGAAATGGGGAAAGGTTCTTGCTGAGTTCAAGCTTCAAGACCATGAGTGGTTGAAGCAGTTGTATGAGAAGCGTCAAATGTGGATCCCAGCATACTTTAGAGATTCGTTTCTATGTGGTATCATGAGGACTACATCAAGGTCAGAGAGTGAGAACAATTTTTATACAAAGTTTACCAATCCCCATCTCACTCTAGTAGAGTTTTACATGAGATTTGAGAGTGCATTGGATGCTCAAAGACATACTCAAGGTCAATTTGACAATGATTCTAAACACAAACATCCAGAATGTAAGACTTCCTTTGCATTAGAGAAACATGCTTCTAAAATCTACACTGTTTCAGTCTTTTATGATTTTCAAGAGGAGCTCGAGATTGGTTGCTTTCACTGTGGACTTGAGGAGTACAAgaaagaaaatgggtttgaaaTCTTTACCATTAGAGAAGGATGTAGAATAAGAAAGTTCGATGTTAGTTTTAACCCGGCTAACCTAGATAGTAAGTGTATGTGCAAGATGTTTGAGAGGTTAGGGATTCCTTGTAGGCACATGGTTTGGGTGTGGAAGGCAAAGATGATTGAGTATATTCCTGATGTTTATGTGCTAAATAGGTGGACTAGTTTGGCAACTAAAACGCCAATTTTTGATTTAGAAGGAAATATCTTGGAGGCATGTGTTAACTTTGTTGATTGTAAAAGAATGTTAAATGAGTTATGGTCAGAAATTCACACATGTGTGAGTTTGGCTCAGGGTAATGAAGAAGATCTTACTGATCTTGTGAAGAATTTAAAAGGTTTAAGGTTAAACTTGGAAGCTAAGAAGAGTTCTAACAATCATGAAAACAATGGTTCTCCGAGCAAAGCAACAGACATCGAGCTACTGATTGGAGCTACCCTTCCTACTGAAATTGTGGTTAAGCCGCCTAAAATTTCAAAGAACAAAGGCACGGGGGTTCATGTTCCAGGTACAGGTAGTGACAAACGATTGAAAGGTGACAAGGAAAAGGCAATTGAGCAAAGCCAAAAGAAGAAAAGGTTATGTAGAGGTTGTGGAGAGCTTGGTTACCATGATATTCGGAATTGCCCACATAAAGTGAAAGAAAATTGTaagttataa
- the LOC130460736 gene encoding uncharacterized protein gives MNGSLDVIDNQCITPPMTYLGKYKNEPRNMLKGFAEYYFARHNGGNKSSVTDFKTRNLNMKWKSNANYDDCGVFLLKHMETYYGESAKEWNPGLEKDNFEQMKRLRVEYCGKLLAHKENDEHHTMISKSRTWALENKI, from the exons ATGAATGGCAGTTTGGACGTGATTGACAACCAATGCATTACACCCCCTATGACGTATTTGGGAAAATACAAGAATGAACCAAGAAATATG TTGAAAGGCTTCGCAGAATATTATTTTGCAAGACACAATGGAGGAAACAAAAGTTCTGTAACTGATTTCAAAACAAGAAACCTGAATATGAAATGGAAAAGCAACGCCAATTATGATGATTGTGGAGTGTTTTTGCTGAAGCACATGGAAACTTATTATGGAGAGAGTGCAAAGGAATGGAATCCGGGACTGGAAAAAGACAAC TTTGAGCAAATGAAGAGATTGAGAGTTGAATATTGTGGAAAGTTATTGGCGCACAAAGAGAATGATGAACACCATACAATGATTTCAAAATCAAGAACATGGGCACTAGAAAACAAAATTTGA
- the LOC130461452 gene encoding uncharacterized protein — protein sequence MNKIWVVLCLRDGTNDMYCCVIQAVRDYYTNHDVASVLQKMNREPEDHTNQETEVKINEESIDNGNQEQEPDLTKGREETVRETETQTNAETEPIINEETNANVNKEQEEVNQKNDKRRKHIAKRKQGNEIVVRDVKKHKSAVVVHSRSKDCVEVDNKSKPVEKKKARLLVQRIPPNWFMALIPKIPRQHRAAIRKIGFGAFLDLDIGAHKSAFSAELVTSLDANRVNLVMDNKEEIDIQLKDIHLVYGLPIGGRKIVEPKKEEDEEWVSFLRTWRGFFNMESGSPYLSKVLDRLNELCEKDLCDDFLWHFVVCVVNTCICSTSRPEVAYKFLYSCMDIQKIHELDWCHYTFVNMKIAAEKWKGGNAYFTGPLPFLLITYFDRLQREKIVQPREFPLLSVWNSERIEERMKIENKRGFGKGVVLKRIAYEGLLEEQVEEHIYQKDPHLQAGSSTSSYNIMGFLDKFGDLAKALASNINEMYVMVDKASDLFKEGDTAEELKRLVDNIWSKYTNKPTEPILPEAQEKVKSPSVLSQDKQMFDEPGFIEELDVVMAKAWEDYQERIGMSKKFVKPRPTKKKKKARDESDILGFKLLTQSQTDEEEEQPLPFATTTTHIFVPESESPVILSDIPSSSALKPTEVISLDSAESFENMDLDLDLDLALGVQKSLENAANNVKSQEQTDTENATNKPSSGKDDDPKERASDVVPTEATLGNNDQQMGTETTKTPTGLDIDGKQAGSPKYEEPKQKIDEQEGGNDESRKSQRCIEKLTQYLRSPFMVKHDAAFKRVDVAKRRMADYAFAEGPIE from the exons ATGAACAAGATTTGGGTTGTACTCTGCCTTAGGGATGGGACTAATGACATGTATTGT TGTGTGATTCAG GCAGTCAGGGACTACTACACTAACCATGATGTTGCTAGTGTCTTACAAAAAATGAATAG GGAACCCGAAGATCAcaccaatcaagaaactgaagtTAAAATCAATGAAGAAAGCATTGataatggaaaccaagaacAAGAGCCTGATCTCACTAAAGGACGGGAAGAGACTGTTAG GGAAACCGAAACTCAAACCAATGCAGAAACTGAACCTATCATCAATGAAGAAACCAATGCCAATGTAAACAAAGAACAAGAGGAAGTGAATCAGAAGAATGACAAAAGAAGGAAACATATTGCAAAAAGGAAACAAGGGAATGAAATTGTTGTTAGAGATGTCAAGAAGCACAAGTCTGCAGTTGTTGTGCACTCGAGATCAAAAGACTGTGTAGAAGTGGATAACAAATCAAAACCGGTGGAGAAGAAAAAGGCTAGACTTTTGGTCCAAAGAATACCACCAAATTGGTTCATGGCACTTATTCCTAAAATTCCGAGACAACACAGAGCTGCCATTAGGAAAATAGGCTTTGGTGCCTTCCTTGATTTAGATATTGGTGCCCATAAGTCTGCGTTTTCTGCTGAACTTGTAACAAGCTTAGACGCCAACAGAGTTAATTTGGTGATGGATAATAAAGAAGAAATAGATATTCAGTTGAAAGACATACACCTTGTGTACGGGCTTCCAATAGGAGGAAGGAAAATAGTGGAACCGAAgaaggaagaagatgaagaatggGTTTCATTTCTGAGAACATGGAGGGGATTCTTTAACATGGAAAGTGGAAGTCCATACCTGTCAAAAGTATTAGATAGGTTGAATGAGTTATGTGAAAAAGACTTGTGTGATGATTTTTTATGGCATTTCGTGGTGTGTGTAGTGAATACTTGTATATGCTCAACATCAAGACCGGAAGTGGCATACAAGTTTCTGTATAGCTGCATGGACATACAGAAAATTCATGAATTAGACTGGTGCCATTACACTTTTGTAAATATGAAGATAGCTGCTGAAAAATGGAAAGGAGGAAATGCTTATTTCACTGGACCATTGCCTTTCTTACTG ATTACATATTTTGACCGGTTGCAAAGGGAGAAGATTGTGCAACCAAGAGAGTTCCCTCTCCTTTCAGTCTGGAACAGTGAGAGGATAGAAGAAAGAATGAAGATTGAAAACAAGAGGGGCTTTGGAAAGGGGGTTGTGCTCAAAAGAATAGCTTATGAAGGATTACTAGAAGAACAAGTTGAAGAACACATATACCAGAAAGATCCTCACTTGCAAGCAGGCTCATCAACTTCATCCTACAACATTATG GGCTTTCTGGACAAATTTGGGGATTTGGCTAAGGCACTGGCTTCAAATATCAACGAGATGTATGTTATGGTAGATAAAGCATCTGACCTTTTCAAAGAAGGCGATACAGCAGAGGAACTGAAAAGGCTGGTCGATAATATTTGGAGCAAGTACACAAATAAGCCAACTGAGCCAATTCTGCCCGAAGCACAAGAAAAAGTCAAGAGTCCTTCAGTTCTTAGCCAGGACAAACAAATGTTTGATGAACCTGGATTCATTGAGGAATTGGACGTGGTAATGGCTAAGGCATGGGAAGATTACCAAGAGAGAATAGGTATGAGTAAGAAATTTGTCAAGCCACGtccaacaaaaaagaaaaagaaggcaAGAGATGAATCTGATATATTAGGCTTCAAATTGTTGACCCAAAGCCAAACCGATGAAGAAGAAGAGCAACCCCTCCCATTTGCTACAACAACGACACACATCTTTGTTCCAGAATCAGAATCACCAGTGATCCTTAGTGATATTCCATCTTCATCTGCATTAAAGCCAACAGAAGTGATTTCTCTCGACAGTGCTGAATCGTTTGAAAatatggatttggatttggacttggatCTGGCACTTGGAGTTCAAAAATCCTTGGAAAATGCAGCAAACAATGTCAAAAGCCAAGAACAAACAGACACAGAAAATGCAACAAACAAGCCAAGTTCGGGTAAAGATGATGACCCTAAGGAAAGAGCGTCTGATGTTGTTCCAACAGAGGCTACTTTGGGTAACAATGATCAGCAAATGGGAACAGAAACTACTAAAACACCAACTGGTTTAGATATTGATGGAAAGCAAGCTGGTTCGCCAAAATATGAGGAGCCAAAACAGAAAATAGATGAGCAGGAGGG GGGAAATGATGAAAGTAGAAAGAGTCAAAGATGCATTGAGAAGCTCACGCAATATTTAAGATCGCCTTTCATGGTCAAACATGATGCAGCGTTCAAGAGAGTAGATGTTGCTAAAAGAAGGATGGCTGATTATGCATTTGCTGAAGGACCAATTGAGTAA
- the LOC130462067 gene encoding protein FAR1-RELATED SEQUENCE 5-like: MNEIQQEEDKYEPNHDQLQFENEERVERQGGENETPNKCRSPMSVIKEWVPVCEDDLKPKEGMEFDNLEECEKFYKKYAHQVGFSVRKSSSKKDKKTGLLKYKTCVCAKEGFREAKYAGKQKVRNVKLSREGCEALVGFKRTPEGKYVVYKFHEGHTHLLATPRKCHMLKSNRGITNVHRCLYKAFARANVGASRAHRYIKEQVGGYQNVGCSKQDLKNFQRDLSLHIKDYDVDMFIENFKRKQKIDPSFYFAYEINKATRQLRHVFWADGISRKNYALYGDVLSFDTTYDTNRYKMIFASFTGLDNHRLYITFGAAFLGMRKLNFFRGYLKSS; this comes from the coding sequence ATGAATGAGATTCAACAAGAAGAAGACAAATATGAGCCTAACCATGACCAACTACAATTTGAAAATGAAGAGCGCGTTGAACGTCAAGGAGGAGAAAATGAGACGCCTAACAAATGCAGAAGTCCTATGAGTGTAATTAAGGAGTGGGTTCCTGTATGTGAAGATGATTTGAAACCAAAAGAAGGGATGGAGTTTGACAACCTGGAGGAATGTGAGAAATTCTACAAAAAATATGCTCATCAGGTCGGTTTTAGTGTACGTAAATCATCTAGCAAAAAGGATAAAAAAACTGGGTTATTGAAGTATAAAACGTGTGTATGTGCAAAAGAGGGATTTAGAGAAGCTAAATACGCAGGTAAGCAAAAAGTAAGAAATGTGAAATTGAGTAGGGAAGGGTGTGAGGCTCTGGTTGGTTTTAAAAGGACGCCAGAAGGTAAATATGTAGTATACAAATTTCACGAAGGTCATACCCATTTACTTGCAACTCCTAGAAAGTGCCACATGCTAAAATCAAACAGGGGAATTACTAATGTCCATAGATGCTTGTATAAGGCATTTGCTCGTGCCAATGTTGGTGCAAGTAGAGCGCATCGTTACATAAAGGAACAAGTGGGTGGGTATCAAAATGTTGGATGTAGTAAGCAAGATTTGAAAAACTTCCAAAGAGATTTGAGCCTTCATATTAAAGATTATGATGTTGACATGTTTATTGAGAACTTCAAgagaaaacaaaaaattgatccTTCATTCTATTTTGCATATGAGATAAACAAGGCCACGCGCCAATTGAGACATGTGTTTTGGGCAGATGGCATTTCTAGAAAAAATTATGCATTATATGGAGATGTTTTGTCATTTGATACTACTTATGACACTAACAGATATAAGATGATCTTTGCTTCATTTACTGGTCTTGATAATCACAGACTTTATATTACATTTGGAGCAGCATTTTTGGGGATGAGAAAGCTGAATTTTTTTCGTGGTTATTTGAAAAGTTCTTAG
- the LOC130461453 gene encoding protein FAR1-RELATED SEQUENCE 5-like — MEGHKPVCIITDQDPAMKVAIKNIFDTSTHRFCIWHIMRKLSEKVGSTLSSNEDFMNQFKSCVYNSETKEEFESSWKSVINEFELQNNDWLSQMFSIRNLWIPAYFRDVFLGAVLRTTSRSEMEFWMRFESAVESQRHSQSMSDNDNFSLIPELKTNRDLERHASQVYTFTNFYKFQEQLWLACMDCEVEDKKETEEGLVITISNHARKNGKMREVVYNSLSHVARCSCKMFQCEGIPCRHILCILKGKGLSEVPGYYILNRWTKMAASKSIFNVSSNLLEGCSKRDNEDKLISNNWLEFMNCMNLAGRDPEKLTLISNELQNVSKQLKEFESNPTESKTQELESFIGSSAPKEVEILPPKQSNTKGSGKRMKGGKEKAMEQQEKKQRHSAAGGGGGDGVVAAFDVVLLLLVVVGEFCASSRCLTTCYSNKLKSIQGILISRSIIPIMIHEETTLAQAISIWPAY, encoded by the exons ATGGAGGGTCATAAACCTGTTTGCATCATTACTGATCAAGATCCTGCAATGAAAGTAGCCATCAAAAATATTTTTGACACGTCTACTCATAGGTTTTGCATATGGCATATAATGAGAAAACTTTCAGAAAAGGTGGGAAGCACTTTGAGTAGTAATGAAGATTTTATGAACCAATTTAAGTCTTGTGTGTATAATTCAGAGACAAAGGAGGAATTTGAATCATCTTGGAAATCAGTTATCAATGAATTTGAGTTACAAAATAATGACTGGCTTTCTCAGATGTTTTCAATTAGGAACTTGTGGATACCAGCTTATTTCAGAGATGTTTTCTTAGGAGCTGTATTACGGACGACGTCGAGGTCTGAAA TGGAGTTCTGGATGCGGTTTGAGAGTGCTGTAGAATCACAGAGACATTCTCAATCAATGTCTGACAATGATAACTTTTCTTTAATTCCTGAACTAAAAACAAATAGGGATTTGGAGAGACATGCAAGTCAAGTCTATACTTTCACTAACTTTTACAAGTTTCAAGAGCAGTTGTGGCTTGCTTGTATGGATTGTGAAGTTGAGGACAAGAAAGAGACAGAAGAGGGACTAGTTATAACAATATCTAATCATGCTAGAAAAAATGGGAAGATGCGTGAGGTTGTATATAACTCTCTTAGTCACGTGGCACGCTGTTCGTGCAAAATGTTTCAATGTGAAGGCATTCCATGCCGACATATATTATGCATTCTGAAGGGAAAAGGTTTGTCTGAAGTTCCAGGTTACTATATCTTGAACAGATGGACCAAGATGGCAGCAAGCAAGTCAATTTTTAACGTGTCTAGTAACCTTTTGGAAGGTTGTTCCAAAAGAGATAATGAGGATAAGCTCATTTCTAATAATTGGTTGGAATTCATGAACTGCATGAATTTGGCAGGAAGAGACCCTGAAAAACTAACTCTTATCTCAAATGAATTACAAAATGTATCAAAACAATTAAAAGAGTTCGAGAGTAATCCCACTGAGAGCAAGACACAAGAGTTGGAATCTTTTATCGGATCAAGTGCACCGAAAGAAGTTGAGATTCTTCCACCAAAACAATCGAATACCAAAGGATCTGGTAAACGTATGAAGGGGGGAAAAGAGAAGGCAATGGAACAGCAAGAAAAGAAACAGAGACATT CTGctgctggtggtggtggtggtgatggtgttGTTGCTGCTTTTGATGTGGTTTTGCTGCTGCTGGTGGTGGTG GGCGAATTTTGTGCTAGTTCTCGTTGCTTGACTACTTGTTACAGCAATAAGCTGAA ATCAATTCAGGGGATACTAATTTCTAGATCAATCATACCAATCATGATTCATGAGGAGACAACACTGGCACAAGCAATTAGTATCTGGCCTGCATACTAA